One Gloeobacter morelensis MG652769 DNA window includes the following coding sequences:
- a CDS encoding helix-turn-helix domain-containing protein encodes MAAPIPGEFEYDTKSAPVLTFKRVHGSTGIEVVEALCPAGEYRHGAADAFVLRLVRRGHSPARLELGAGVFDAYTRSGDLLFNPAGTATRFAIESQRQMLIVSLSEALVLPLLNEHGANPGDLVPLLESPLRSGLLASLCLALGEEADNGGLRGATFAEATVTAAVAELLFLAKQPAGTAAPTAPVAYRTIARCLELIEARLAEPLLLSELAQSAGMGRSAFLGAFRAATGQSPHQYILRRRAERAVALLRPGDLPLAEVALLAGFAHQAHMTNVLSRLYGLTPARIRNREGR; translated from the coding sequence ATGGCTGCCCCCATACCTGGAGAATTCGAATACGATACCAAGAGCGCTCCGGTCCTTACCTTCAAACGGGTACACGGATCCACCGGGATTGAGGTTGTCGAAGCGCTCTGTCCGGCGGGCGAATACCGCCACGGTGCAGCGGACGCTTTCGTCTTGCGGCTGGTCCGCCGGGGACATTCTCCCGCGCGCCTGGAACTGGGGGCGGGAGTGTTCGATGCCTACACCCGTTCTGGTGACTTGCTGTTCAATCCGGCTGGGACGGCAACCCGGTTCGCCATCGAATCACAGCGGCAGATGCTGATCGTTTCGCTGAGCGAGGCGCTCGTACTGCCGCTTCTCAATGAACATGGGGCCAATCCCGGGGATCTTGTCCCCTTGCTGGAAAGCCCGCTGCGCAGCGGATTGCTCGCCTCGCTGTGCCTTGCGCTGGGCGAGGAGGCCGACAACGGCGGGCTGCGGGGTGCGACGTTCGCAGAGGCGACCGTTACCGCTGCAGTGGCCGAGTTGTTGTTTCTGGCGAAGCAACCCGCCGGCACCGCCGCGCCCACGGCCCCCGTTGCCTATCGGACAATCGCCCGCTGCCTGGAGCTTATCGAAGCGCGATTGGCCGAACCGTTGTTGCTATCGGAGTTGGCCCAGAGTGCGGGGATGGGGCGGAGTGCATTTTTGGGTGCCTTTCGAGCGGCTACCGGGCAGTCGCCCCACCAGTACATTCTTAGGCGGCGGGCGGAGCGGGCCGTAGCGCTGCTGCGCCCGGGAGACCTGCCCCTGGCCGAGGTGGCTCTGCTGGCCGGTTTTGCGCACCAGGCCCACATGACCAATGTCCTATCGCGCCTTTACGGCCTGACGCCCGCCCGCATCCGCAACCGGGAGGGCCGGTAA
- a CDS encoding BON domain-containing protein: protein MGWLQRLFGLEKPQQTAQAPAQPAQTPTGEPVPPERVGLNGEYDQSGLAKRVALAFDNDPELDDVDTLYVAQTGTTVVLKGKVPSQAILTKMVAVAKTVNGAAAVETNQVSVG from the coding sequence ATGGGATGGCTTCAACGTCTTTTTGGCTTGGAAAAACCGCAGCAGACCGCCCAGGCGCCTGCGCAGCCGGCCCAGACGCCCACCGGTGAGCCGGTGCCGCCGGAGCGCGTCGGTTTGAACGGGGAGTACGATCAAAGCGGCCTGGCCAAGCGCGTCGCGCTCGCCTTCGACAACGATCCTGAGCTTGACGACGTCGACACGCTCTATGTGGCCCAGACGGGCACCACCGTCGTGCTCAAGGGTAAAGTGCCCAGCCAGGCGATCCTCACGAAGATGGTGGCAGTGGCCAAGACCGTCAACGGCGCCGCTGCCGTCGAGACCAATCAGGTGAGTGTCGGCTAA
- a CDS encoding cytochrome c peroxidase, whose protein sequence is MTRLNSHALRLVGLAALLATAGIFAKAMDIGAQPPSPARQIAEAEEAEPPEVLVGERLFEETRFAQFYFANSGGDANAEPLPGGGDPVVATLITPDGPIAGPFAGKSMSCRQCHLESQAAQTPGGGFRTYADFAVRSPVPDRGDGEQLTVRNSPSLVNLALNTTAPAELYHLDGQFPNLEKLVADTLTDRNFGWKLTERPAAIRHVASIVRNDNGQGELAQQNGGAYALVLAGKSPDPRFVLPESYRLDVAKATDEQILYAVGRLMAAYMDSLFFARDEAGAFAGSPYDVFLQKNGLPRQPASGESDLAYSRRLRRLLADLKQPRFVTPADGAFELSDQPFAFGAQELVGLQIFLAEPQGRAVDATELQQGKVGNCMVCHVAPKFTDFSLHNTGASQQEYDAAHGEGAFANLPIPALKARNANYDAYLPPTSLHPNASGVFRKPADPANPALADLGAWNVYLNPDFKVPPEKLEALMGLAKVPNSGKDAALTQSLARFKTPGLRDLADSAPYLHNGSKGTLEAVAEFYRSFSQKTRAAQVRNADPEIGRIALVQDDVAALAAFMRSLKEDYGLD, encoded by the coding sequence ATGACTCGACTCAATTCCCACGCCTTGCGCTTGGTGGGTCTGGCGGCGCTGCTTGCCACCGCCGGCATCTTTGCAAAAGCGATGGATATCGGTGCGCAACCGCCGTCCCCCGCGCGGCAAATTGCCGAAGCTGAGGAGGCTGAACCTCCAGAAGTTCTAGTTGGCGAACGGCTGTTTGAAGAGACACGATTCGCTCAGTTTTATTTTGCCAATAGCGGCGGAGATGCCAATGCCGAGCCGTTGCCCGGTGGCGGCGATCCGGTGGTGGCGACCCTGATCACCCCCGATGGACCAATTGCTGGTCCCTTCGCAGGTAAATCGATGAGTTGCAGGCAATGCCATCTCGAATCGCAGGCCGCCCAGACCCCGGGTGGCGGGTTTCGCACCTACGCCGATTTTGCCGTGCGCAGCCCCGTGCCGGACCGGGGGGACGGCGAGCAGCTCACCGTGCGCAACAGCCCGTCTCTGGTCAACCTGGCCCTCAACACCACCGCCCCGGCGGAACTGTACCACTTAGACGGCCAGTTTCCGAATCTGGAGAAACTGGTGGCCGATACCCTGACGGACCGCAACTTTGGCTGGAAACTCACCGAGCGCCCGGCCGCCATCCGCCACGTCGCTTCGATCGTCCGCAACGACAACGGCCAGGGCGAACTCGCCCAGCAAAACGGCGGGGCCTACGCGCTGGTCTTGGCCGGCAAGAGCCCCGATCCGCGCTTCGTGCTGCCGGAGTCCTATCGCCTCGATGTCGCAAAAGCGACCGACGAGCAGATTCTCTACGCGGTCGGCCGGTTGATGGCGGCCTACATGGACTCGCTGTTCTTTGCCCGCGACGAAGCAGGGGCCTTCGCAGGTTCGCCCTACGACGTGTTCTTGCAAAAGAACGGCTTACCGCGCCAGCCCGCCTCCGGCGAATCGGACCTCGCCTACAGCCGCCGCCTGCGGAGGCTCCTCGCCGACCTCAAGCAACCGCGCTTTGTAACACCCGCAGACGGCGCTTTTGAGCTGAGCGATCAACCCTTTGCCTTTGGGGCGCAGGAACTGGTCGGCTTGCAGATCTTTCTGGCCGAACCGCAGGGCCGCGCGGTCGATGCCACGGAGCTGCAACAGGGAAAGGTGGGCAACTGCATGGTCTGCCACGTAGCGCCCAAATTCACCGACTTCAGCCTGCACAACACCGGGGCCAGCCAGCAGGAGTACGACGCCGCCCACGGCGAAGGGGCCTTCGCCAATCTGCCGATCCCTGCACTAAAAGCACGCAACGCCAACTACGACGCCTATTTGCCCCCGACCTCCCTCCACCCCAACGCCTCGGGTGTCTTTCGCAAGCCCGCCGACCCAGCCAACCCGGCCCTGGCGGATCTCGGAGCCTGGAACGTGTATCTTAATCCCGACTTTAAGGTGCCCCCCGAGAAGCTCGAAGCACTGATGGGATTGGCTAAAGTGCCCAACAGCGGCAAAGACGCCGCCCTCACCCAGTCCCTCGCCCGCTTCAAGACTCCGGGCCTCAGGGATCTGGCGGACTCGGCTCCCTATTTGCACAACGGCAGCAAAGGCACGCTCGAAGCAGTCGCCGAATTCTACCGGTCGTTCTCGCAGAAGACCCGTGCCGCTCAAGTGCGCAATGCCGATCCCGAAATCGGGCGCATCGCCCTGGTGCAGGACGATGTGGCGGCGCTTGCGGCCTTTATGCGCTCGCTCAAAGAGGATTACGGCCTGGACTAG
- a CDS encoding MFS transporter produces the protein MKLPQSVPRPIWILGFVSLLTDSSSEMIHALLPLFLVAELGASVLVLGMIEGIAEATASLVKVFSGALSDYLGQRKNLAVAGYALSAAAKPLFALATSPIWVLVARFADRLGKGVRGAPRDALMADLTPPSLRGAAFGLRQSLDTVGACIGPLVAAVLMAASGDNFRLVFLVALVPGFAAVALLAFGVREPQRPAVASRLNRPLRWADLGALGRPYWLLVLAALLFSLGNSSDAFLLLRSQQLGVAAALLPLLLLVMNVVYALSAYPAGVLSDRIGRPGLLAAGWLLYALVYLGFAFAALPWQVWGLFALYGLYLGITQGILSALIADCVPAHLRGTAFGFFHLATGVALLPASLLAGALWQGLGSAAPFVVGGGCALAATLLLVLSGIVRVRN, from the coding sequence ATGAAACTGCCGCAAAGCGTTCCCCGTCCCATCTGGATTCTGGGATTTGTCAGTCTGCTGACCGATTCCAGTTCCGAGATGATCCACGCGCTGCTGCCGCTGTTTCTGGTGGCCGAGCTGGGCGCCAGTGTCCTGGTATTGGGAATGATCGAGGGCATCGCCGAGGCGACCGCCTCGCTGGTCAAGGTCTTCTCCGGTGCGCTGAGCGACTATCTTGGGCAACGCAAGAACCTGGCGGTGGCGGGCTATGCCCTCTCGGCAGCGGCCAAACCCCTGTTCGCCCTGGCCACCAGTCCTATCTGGGTGCTGGTGGCCCGCTTCGCGGATCGGCTGGGCAAGGGCGTTCGCGGGGCGCCGCGCGACGCACTGATGGCGGATCTGACCCCACCGTCCCTGCGCGGAGCGGCCTTTGGGCTACGCCAGTCCCTCGACACGGTCGGAGCCTGCATTGGACCGCTCGTTGCCGCCGTTCTGATGGCCGCTTCGGGGGACAATTTTCGGCTGGTGTTTCTGGTGGCCCTGGTGCCCGGGTTTGCGGCCGTGGCCTTGCTCGCTTTCGGGGTGCGCGAGCCGCAAAGGCCGGCGGTCGCTTCGCGGCTGAATCGGCCGTTGCGCTGGGCGGATCTGGGGGCGCTGGGCCGCCCTTACTGGCTCCTGGTGCTCGCAGCGCTGCTCTTCAGCCTCGGCAATTCCAGCGACGCCTTTTTGCTGTTGCGCTCGCAGCAGCTTGGAGTTGCCGCGGCGCTGCTGCCGCTGTTGCTGTTGGTGATGAACGTCGTCTATGCCCTGAGCGCCTACCCGGCGGGGGTCTTGTCCGACCGCATCGGCAGGCCGGGGTTGCTTGCGGCCGGCTGGCTGCTTTACGCGCTGGTGTACCTGGGGTTTGCCTTTGCCGCCCTCCCCTGGCAGGTGTGGGGTCTTTTTGCCCTCTACGGCCTCTATCTGGGCATCACCCAGGGCATCCTCTCAGCCCTGATTGCCGACTGTGTCCCGGCCCATCTGCGCGGTACCGCCTTCGGTTTTTTTCACCTGGCTACGGGAGTGGCGCTGCTGCCGGCGAGTCTGCTGGCGGGTGCTCTGTGGCAGGGATTGGGTAGTGCGGCTCCGTTTGTGGTCGGGGGAGGCTGCGCCCTGGCCGCAACCCTCCTGCTGGTTCTATCGGGAATAGTTCGAGTTAGAAATTAA
- a CDS encoding YheT family hydrolase, producing MRPYRAPWYFQDGFVQTIAVSLLHSNAWQQYGERSPLAPPLPVPPWQEHIFAGAEGVPIAGRYARQAGSRSRGTIVACYGIVGSLEGSWYVHYLARKAYARGYDVVLYDWRGHGKTAELSPVPPSDGWRDGEDIVRIAEQALSLGCAAPAVAFGVSLGGQLVLWSLKAARDLHSDILAGAVVLCPNLESNWSLANLQKTWTGRLIEEALVQELRREVARRLRLYPETVPAGVLDRVRFIRDFDDEMVIGYYGFASVEEYYRKTSGLYLLEELALPHLIIYAADDPMFDPRIVGELEQRSAANRCARLVITAQGGHVAHIGQPSGEEDEFWALNRTLEFCDELTGSH from the coding sequence ATGCGACCCTACCGGGCTCCCTGGTACTTTCAGGACGGTTTTGTGCAGACTATCGCTGTGAGCTTGCTGCACAGCAACGCCTGGCAGCAGTACGGCGAGCGCTCGCCCCTGGCGCCGCCGCTGCCGGTGCCGCCGTGGCAGGAACATATTTTTGCCGGGGCTGAAGGGGTGCCGATTGCCGGGCGCTACGCCCGCCAGGCAGGAAGCCGCTCGCGCGGGACGATCGTCGCCTGCTACGGCATTGTCGGTTCGCTGGAGGGCAGCTGGTACGTGCACTATCTGGCGCGCAAGGCTTACGCCCGCGGCTACGACGTGGTGCTCTACGACTGGCGCGGCCACGGCAAGACGGCGGAACTCTCGCCGGTGCCGCCTTCCGACGGCTGGCGCGACGGCGAAGATATCGTGCGCATCGCCGAGCAGGCCCTTTCGCTGGGATGCGCTGCACCGGCCGTCGCCTTCGGCGTCTCGCTCGGGGGGCAGCTGGTGCTCTGGTCGCTGAAGGCGGCCCGCGATCTGCACAGCGACATCCTGGCGGGAGCGGTCGTCCTCTGTCCAAACCTCGAATCGAACTGGTCCCTTGCTAATTTGCAAAAGACCTGGACCGGCCGGTTGATCGAAGAAGCCCTGGTGCAGGAGTTGCGCCGCGAGGTGGCCCGGCGCCTGCGGCTCTACCCCGAGACCGTTCCGGCCGGGGTGCTCGACCGGGTGCGCTTCATCCGCGACTTTGACGATGAGATGGTGATTGGCTACTACGGCTTTGCTTCGGTAGAAGAGTACTACCGCAAAACCAGCGGGCTCTATCTGCTCGAAGAGCTGGCGCTGCCGCATTTGATTATTTATGCTGCCGATGACCCGATGTTCGATCCGCGCATCGTGGGCGAACTGGAGCAGCGCAGCGCCGCCAACCGCTGCGCGCGCCTGGTGATCACTGCTCAAGGCGGCCACGTCGCCCATATCGGCCAGCCCAGTGGCGAGGAAGACGAATTTTGGGCCCTCAACCGCACACTGGAATTCTGTGACGAGCTGACCGGCAGCCACTAA
- a CDS encoding DUF3493 domain-containing protein, giving the protein MNAQEIARRRALLRVESRHPWRKLRLGLYLAFGASGVVGFFVAFFRVLAGRELPESLTNLAVQSGVIALMVFLWRLETRKENELFERYLAQETRRPGA; this is encoded by the coding sequence ATGAACGCACAAGAGATTGCTCGCCGCCGGGCTTTGCTGCGCGTCGAATCGCGCCATCCCTGGCGCAAGCTGCGGCTGGGACTGTACCTGGCTTTTGGTGCCAGCGGCGTGGTCGGCTTTTTTGTCGCCTTTTTTCGAGTGCTCGCGGGGCGGGAGTTGCCGGAGAGCCTCACCAACCTGGCTGTGCAATCCGGGGTGATTGCGTTGATGGTGTTTTTGTGGCGGCTGGAGACGCGCAAGGAAAACGAACTGTTCGAGCGCTATCTGGCCCAGGAAACCCGCCGCCCCGGAGCCTGA